Below is a genomic region from Syntrophorhabdus sp..
CCTCTGGGAAGCTTCCCCTTCTTGGCGGCCCAGTTCGAGCCGTCACGCACTCCCTCGAGGCACTCCTGCATACCGAGGCTCGACATGTTGAAGTCGTTGCAGGTCACGTCGCCGGTCTTCATCATGTTCTTCAACCTGAATTCCACGGGGTCCATGTTGAGCTCGGCGGCGATGGTGTCGAGCTGCTGTTCCCATCCCGCCCGTGCGGCGACGCCGCCATGTCCGCGCTGGGCGCCGCAGGTGGGCTTGTTCGTGTAAATGCGGTAACCATCGTATTTCATGTTCGGAAGTCTGTAGGGCGCACCCAGGAGGGACCCCGCGTAGTATATCGTGGCGATGCCGAAACTTGAATAGGCCCCGCCGTCAAGGTAACAGGTATTGTGAAGGGCCATGATGGTCCCGTCCTTCTTCACTCCCGTCGTGAATTCGTGGAAGAACTGGTGCCGGGCCCGGGAGTGCAGAAAGACCTGTTCGCGGGAAAAGAGCATCTTCACCGGCCTGCCCGTCCGTTTCGACATGAGGCACGCCGCGATCTCCATGGCGTTCACCGCCGCCTTGGGGCCGAACCCGCCCCCCACGTAGGGTTTTACGACCCGGACCTTGCCCACGGGGAGGCCGAGCACCATGGCGATGCTCCTCTGGACATAATGGACCGACTGCGTCGACGACCAGAGCGTGAGGTTCCCGTTGAGATCATACTGGGCAAGACAGGCCTGGGGTTCCAGGAACCCGCCGTCCTGCCTCTTGTTCGTGAACCTGTCGGTCCTGACGATGTCACATTCCTTCAAGGCCTCTTCGAAATTGCCGAATTCCTGGTGGACCTCGGCGCTCACGTTGCCGGGAAAGTCTTCATGTATGGCGATCGCCCCTTCCGCCATGGCCGACTCGATATCGAGAAGCACCGGAAGCTCCTCGTAGTCGACCTTGATGAGGGACACCGCCTCCATTGCCGTTTCGAGGTCCACGGCCGCGACGGCCGCTATCTCGTCCCCGACATAGCGGACCTTGTCGGAGCAGAAGACCTGCTCGTCATACCGGGCAGGACTGACACCGTACTTCACGAGTCCCGCTTCCTTCCATGTGACCACGTCCCTCACACCGGGGAGCTTTTTTGCCGCCGTCACATCGATATTCAGTATCTTCGCGTGCGCCAGGGGACTCTGCAGCATCGCCCCGTAGAGCATGTTGGGCATGGAAAGGTCCGCCGTGTACCGGGCATCGCCCGTTGCCTTCGCCCTGGCATCCACCCTGGGCAGCCGCGTGTTTATCACGTTGTATGCCTTCATAGTCCTTGCCTCCTCCTCATCATCCCTTCATTCTTCTGGAAGCTTCCTGCACCGCCTCCACGATCTTCTGATACCCCGTGCACCGGCAGAGGTTGCCCGAAAGGGCCTGTCTCACCTCCTGCTCTGTCGGGTGGGGATTCTTCTCGAGAAGGCTCGTGGCGGAAAGGATCATTCCGGGAGTGCAGAAACCGCACTGGATGGCACCCAGTTCCACGAATGTCTCCTGGACAGGATGAAGGGAGTCGCCGTGGGCCACCCCTTCTATCGTCTTTATGCGGGAGCCGTCGGCCTGGACCGCGAGGACAAGGCAGGAGTTCACCGGTTTGCCGTCGA
It encodes:
- a CDS encoding molybdopterin-dependent oxidoreductase; translated protein: MKAYNVINTRLPRVDARAKATGDARYTADLSMPNMLYGAMLQSPLAHAKILNIDVTAAKKLPGVRDVVTWKEAGLVKYGVSPARYDEQVFCSDKVRYVGDEIAAVAAVDLETAMEAVSLIKVDYEELPVLLDIESAMAEGAIAIHEDFPGNVSAEVHQEFGNFEEALKECDIVRTDRFTNKRQDGGFLEPQACLAQYDLNGNLTLWSSTQSVHYVQRSIAMVLGLPVGKVRVVKPYVGGGFGPKAAVNAMEIAACLMSKRTGRPVKMLFSREQVFLHSRARHQFFHEFTTGVKKDGTIMALHNTCYLDGGAYSSFGIATIYYAGSLLGAPYRLPNMKYDGYRIYTNKPTCGAQRGHGGVAARAGWEQQLDTIAAELNMDPVEFRLKNMMKTGDVTCNDFNMSSLGMQECLEGVRDGSNWAAKKGKLPRGKGIGVACGFFVSGAGYPIYRSETFHSTATIRLTEDGGGVNLYTASAEIGQGSDTILGQIAAEALGVSLDDVMVHSGDTDFGVDLGAYSSRQTLMSGHAVKMAAEDTKRQVLEALSEQLGVTVGDMDIAGGVVIFRKGKPDFSRLRTLYIKEHRGWEDQPSGAELTFREAARVAFITRGVIIGNGAYKPGELGGKYKGAAVGTSPAYGCSAQVVEVTVDEQTGKVTIDAMTDAHDCGFAINRTNVEGQMQGSLSMGLGEALFEEVRFDAKGRVANASLGEYRIPTALDMPNVKTVIIESDEPNGPFGAKEVGEGAIMPTIPAILNAIYDAVGVRINELPVTSERLFAAMKEKQKK
- a CDS encoding (2Fe-2S)-binding protein, coding for MKKLITLTVNDTEYEVAVAPNKTLTQVLREDLNLLGTKEGCGVGDCGACTVVLDGKPVNSCLVLAVQADGSRIKTIEGVAHGDSLHPVQETFVELGAIQCGFCTPGMILSATSLLEKNPHPTEQEVRQALSGNLCRCTGYQKIVEAVQEASRRMKG